Within Engraulis encrasicolus isolate BLACKSEA-1 chromosome 8, IST_EnEncr_1.0, whole genome shotgun sequence, the genomic segment tgtgtgtgtgtgtgtgtgtgtgggctggggggtgggggcatttctgtctgtgtgtggcaaTCACACCCTTTACGAGACCATtgtaatgattttttttctttctatctttccctTGACACTCTCTCTGTGCAGAGCAAAGGGGAAAGACACACCAGATGTCGGTGGAAGAAGGAGAGATGAGTGGGAATGGAATGGATGGGGTGGTCGGCTCTGGATGGGAGTGTACCTTATAGCAGCACGATGGGATGCAAAGTGTAGCCAGGCAAGGTGGTGAAGGTTTatgtaaagtagtgtttctcaacaggggctctacagccccctgggggttgttggggagccctagggggggcagctgagagggggggcggtgcttagttgccattggtgtGTATTGGtctattatattttttaattctaagggggtcgttggcaggcttatggtgggGTCAAGGAGgcatttggaggcttatgatgaggttgttcaaaaaaggttgagaacgtcTGATATACAGGGTGGAACTGATGGGATGGAGAGTTTCTAAGTCTTAAGATACACGTTTAGGCGTGGTAGAGTGGcgggtggtgggtgtgtggggagAGGGTGGAACATCTGGTGATGCTGTCACGTGGGACGGGGCTGTCTGTGAATGCTGCATTGTGCAGGACGGAGGCCTGTGAAGGAGAAGGAATGAGATTCTCAGATGGACCATCCCCTGAGGGCGCTGAGAGACTCTCAGTTAGTGCAAGTGAATGAAGgagtgagccagagagagagagagagagagagagagagagagagagagagagagagagagagagagcatcaaaaTGAAATAAACAGACAGCGTGTGCACTGGAACTTCCGCCTGCACGAGTCAGCAATCTTAAACCAGGGCAGAGTTGTCTGGAGGAGAGCTGGGAGAAAGCCTGCATATGCttaataacctctctctctctctctctctctctctctctctctctctctctctctccttccgaaCAGCCAGAAGCCCTCAGCTGTAAAAACAGTTGATGGTTACCTGGGCAGCCAGAGACTATGTCCTGTATTATAATGGAatcaaaataaatcaataaagagTGTCAAACAGAAGGAATATGAGACATATGTCTTTATTGAGAAAATGTATGGCATAATCTCTTTTTTTGTGTTGTCGTGATGTCCAACTATGTATGGCTTATATGTTAGAAAACATAGATTGTAATACACAACTGAAAAGACACATTTTGAATATGCTGCATGACTCTTAATCTTTAGGTGACAGCTGTGAATGATTCAGAAGAAAAGCTCTGTTAAAAAAATGAACACAACACCTTTAAACTTGTGCAATAATGGCATGTGCAATAACAACTAATGGGATGCATTCCAGgacagtactgtatatatatgactAAATCACATTGTCAGCTAACATTTAATGCAGCTGTATGCTGAAAGTGCTCGGTATGTGTCGTTAATGCGTAATGCATAGGTTACATCAAAGGAATGGAGCTGATGTGAAATGCAGACATTGTCTTGTAGagacaaataaaaacatataaaaataaaACCAGTTCTCTtagtaaaaacatgaaaaaactACCCAGTTGTATTTTTTTAAGTGGAGACAAAAACCCTATGTACACAGATATTATTTATTATAAGTCCTCCATGTTGAAAAGTTAACATGACGGAATTGAATTCAATTATGCAGCTAAGGTGCAACATGATCAAGCATTCAGGTCCTGCCCTAAGGTTTATCagataaggtttttttttctcttcacataCATTCTTCTCCTAAAAGTTTTTAGTGCCCATGAAAATAGGGTTCTTCCGTCCATAAACGGCACTGTGCCTTTGACAGACTATGCTTGGGAACATGATGGCTAGATCCCTTTGAGAGTGGGTCTTTTGACAGAAAAGACGAGAAGCCTATCCCGGTGCTGCAACGACTGCTAATTCCTAGACTAGGCAAATGGCCTTTTTGGCCCTGTGTTAAGCTACTGGAGTCGTGTTTGTGGCCACCTAGGCCAAAGCTCTTGGGACGGTCAAGAATGTATCGTCGCTTGTGTTTAGTCTTCTTCTGCAGCTCCGAAAGAGACACAAGAAAGGGGTTTTCAGTGCGGGGGGATAAGATAGGGGGGCTTTTATAGCCACTTCTGATGTCATCGTCCTGATCAGGCCCATCACTGTCGGCCTGCATCGGATCCTCTTCCTTTGGAATGGCAGGAGCACAGATCTCTGCTCCATCCCACGGCTCGAGTTTTGTTTCTTCCTTGTTGACCGTGAAGGACGACGGTCGAAGGATCGAGCTGTTGACGTTGGTCTCCATCACGCCGTCTTCGTTGTCGCTCTCCTCGGTTTTGATAAAGTGACGTTTCTCGTGTAAAGCCAGGTGGGCGGTGGTTTTGCAGATCTTATGACAGTACTGGCAGCTGTACCCCTTTCCGGATTTCTCTTGGTGTTTCTTTTCGTGGCTCCTCTTTGTGGCGAGGTAAAGGAAGCGCTGTGGACAGAAGGAGCAGCGGTAGCGTTTCTCCGTGCTTGGACTCCGACTCGCACTGTCGAAACAGGAGCTGTCATCCGTGCAACTTTTGCAGACAAAGTCGGGGCTCTGGTCCGACAACAAGCCTCCCAGGCTGAGAGCCTCCTCTGTGGAGGCTTGCTTGCCACACATTCGACAGACCGGGCGCTTGCAGCTTAACACGTGCATCTTCAGAGAGGCCTCGCTGGAGAACTGGCCCTTGCAGGTGTTGCATACGTGTACTGTTTTGGGGCTGTTACTTCTAAGGGTGCGTCTGTTCTCTGCGTTGTCAGATGAAATGCTGTCTCTGGGACTGAGGCTTGCATCCAGGAAGTTTTCTGAGGGTTCAGGTGACATGGGTCTCATGTAGTACTTCACTGAGGGGTCTTTCTTGTGTTTTAGCCGTAACCTCTTGCCTTTCTTTTTAGGCTTATAAGAATAATATGGCCGCCACAGCTTGTCCGTCTCTGGGTCGGCTGTATCATCATCATTTTCTACCACAGATGCAGTAACCTCTGTCCTCAGACGAAGGCTTGGGCTTTCAGTGCCGTTATCCACAGGGTGTGATTCCGTCGTATCTTCCATCTGGCTcaagctctttctctttcttttctttgggAATAACTTGGAGCCTTTAATTTTGCGGCGAATGATGGCCTCGTTGCCAATTTTGACTGTAATGTGACAGAGTGGCAAGACATGGCCGTCTATGGATGGGCCGGGACATGCTGGTTTTGCAATGTACGTCTCAGTTTTGCCCCCAACTGACTTGTCTGGTTTCAGGCTCTCAGCAGTTGGATGATGGAAGAGCTGGCTTGCCATGGCCTCGATCGTGTGTGCAGCTGCAGACAAATCACCTAACCTGTTATTCATACTTCCCACAGAATCAGACGGATTCCGGTTAAAGAACGGAATTGTATTCTTGTTGCGTCCTGTGCTCTTAAGCGCTAcagcattttctctctctgtgttgtcttCTGTCTGTTCTTCTGTAATTGAATTTGCATATCCAAAGGGCGATCCGCTCTCGTCTGCGTCTGATAGTCCATCTTGCCGGTCTACCTGCTCGGATGGCATGCTTGGCATTTCTGAGTCAGAGAGGCACGGGAGCTCCATGTCTTGGTCACATGGTCTTTCGAAGCTCACGCGAGGCATCCCGACAGCCACCGTCTTAGGGGTGGCCATGAACGTGACTGGCATGGAGAACAGCGGCGGCTGGCTTGAGCAGATGTTATCAATGCTGCTCGGGACGGTGCTAGGGAAGGGCGTGGCAGGATAGGAATCATCTGGAGCAGAGCCAAACGCCTGGTCGTCCGCGGAGTCCGAGAAGGTATGGCTGTATGATTTGTAACGTTTCTTTCTGAACTTCATGGGCAGGAGGCGGTAAAGTTTTATAGGGTAAACGCTCCCCTTGAAGCCTCCGTTGGCGGACTTTTTGTTCACGGCCAGCCTCGGATCGATTCCGTGAAACGACTTCTGGTGGTTCTTGAGGATGTAGTAGGTCATGAAGGTCTCGAGGCAGAAGATGCACTGGTAACGGCGCTCTCCGGTGTGCCAGATCTCGTGCTTGGTTCTGTACTCCGCCAAGGCGAACACTTTGTTACAGTAGTGACATGGGTATGCCCTGTGCCACGAGTGCACGTTCTCGTGCCTCTTCAGACTGGACAGTGTTACATATGCTCGTTTGCACACGCTGCACCTGTAAGCTCTGTGGCCTCCTGTGCTCTTCTCCACCCTGTCTAAAATGGACCGCGGGGCGAGGGGATTTTCCAGGGTAGGGTCGAGGGTGAACGTGTCAGCTAGGTGCAGTGGAGGAAGAGCCTCGGATGAGTCATCATCATCCACGCTGGGTGCAATATCTGTGGTTTGGTCAGTAATGTCTGTGGTGGTGTTGCCCTCTGGCTCGAGTTGGGGTGGACCTTTCGCGGCCTTGGAGCACATTTGCTCATGGTTGCGCAATCTCTTCAGGTGGATGAACTTCCTGTGACAGTGCTTGCAAAACAAATGGCTGACGAATCTCCTCTTGTGgacctgcgtgtgtatgtttagGAGTGCTCTGTTCCCAAACACTTCAGGACAGTACTCACAGCGGTAGGTTGGTGTATCGGGCTTTTCCTGTGGACTAAGGGAAGGAGGCTCTCTTTCTACTGGGGCCACGTCCTCAGTCAAAGGCAACAACTTGGGAGCTGGACAAGTTTCAGGTTCAGGCTCTGGGGATGGTGGGGACGGTGGAGTTATGGGAGGAGGCGGCGGGACTGCAGTTGCTTTTTGCAGGACAGGGCAGCTATCGGGTGCCTGCTCAGGCGTAGTTGATGTGTCACACGGGGCTGGTGGTGCGCCAGTCTTGGCAGGGATACAGTTTAGCCGGTGCCGCTTTTTGATGGGCCCAAAGTTTCGACTTATCAGTGTCTTGGGCGGTGACGTTGTGGTTGGCTTACTGTTTTTCTTGTCGGTCACCGGCTCTGTCTCGGCCGGTTGTGGGGCTTTGTGCGGGCCCTGACTCACCGCATATGAATGCTCCGACAGGGCCTGTGTCGGTTCACCCTCAGCAGAGGTCAGGCTCGGGGCTGGGCAGGCGGCTGGGAGGGTTCCCAGGGTAGGTGACTGCTGCCCACCAGAGCATGGGTCGAGTGGAGTGAAAGGGTTGTTTTCGGCACCAACCTCTGTGATGGAAAAGGCGTTTGTTATGCGCGGACCTTTTGCACAGTCAGGTTCCTCTGGCCTTGGGGTATCTTTCTTTGGAGCgctgggtttttgtgtgtgttgtttgtgatgtttgtgttgttttgtttttgatgaAGCCTGGCCTTTTGTGACCCCTAAACTTTGCCTGTCAGACTCTGCAAGTTTCTCCAAAAAGGGAATTCCTAAACGCCTTCCGGCTGCTACTAGCAACTTGGTGTCCTCTTTTGTTATCGTCACCACCTTAGAGTTGTAAATGAAGTCGAGTATGTTAGCAAACACCTCAGACTTCAGGTCCATCAACTCCAGGACGTGTCCAGCTGTCCGCACATTTGCTGATGTCAAGGCATTCCGGAAGTATCCACTGGTGGCTGCCAGAATGTTGCGATGAGCTTGGAATTTGACGTCCTCGACGACGATTGTTAGGTCACAGAAGAGGCCCTGGCACCGTTGCTCGCTGAGCTTGCTGAGGACGGACTGGGGGTGCGAGTTGTCCATCAGGCCACGGGTGCTGGGGGACGCCACTGTCATCTgtagagacaggcacacacacacacacacacacacacacacacacacacacacacacacacacacacacacacacacacacacacacaaaagacagagaaaatatGGTTAATTAATATTTGGTTAGATCAGCTGAAATGTTTGAAGCAAACATTTGAGGACATCTGGAATAATGTAACATAGTATCTTTTGGCAGCTCTTTCTCTCCAAGGGTTCCATAAAATATTGTGTTCCCCCCATGGAAGACAACAATATTGGGCCTTCTCCAGGGGACTGCTGTAAATGCCAATGCCATGTCTTTTAAGTTCTTTCAAAGAAGTTCTTTGTAATGAGAAATCAtcgggggccctgccgtggccatccggtggggcactcgcctgccatgcggctgacccggccggggtcctttgccaacccctccccgtctctctccccattcgcatcctgtctacctctcatactatcctgtccataataaagtcttaaaagaccaaaaaatatattttaatgaGAAATCATCAGTGGTGTTGGCAGTTTCTTTAATATAATAGAATTATACACTGATTAATACTGTAGCAGTGCATTGCCGTTCAATATAATTCTAAAACAAAGTGGTACTACTCCTTAGTCTATAAGTTAGGTTTGCGGTATAAACCACTGTAGTATTTACTTGTGTAGTGACTCTGTCTTTCTGTTATTGTAGGCTACTCGGATAAGTTACAACATAGCAGCAAAGTGATTCTCTGTTCTGCTCCAATTCCCCTTGAAAGAGGACCTTTCTTTCATCTGAGTCACGGTCAAAAACAGCAGAAAACAATTTCGAGGAGGCCACAGCTGGAATCAATGAGAAGTTTGTGGATTGTAAATAATTACAAACCAAAGCGAGCGAGAGGcccaggctcaggctcaggcagACAGGCTCAGTGCAGTACGTGACGAGTGAGAGAGCTTGCAGTATTCGGCCACTAGATGGCAGTGAAAGCTAATGACACAGGAAAtagtgtgcatgctcgtgtgtgtgtgtgtgtgtgtctctctctctctgtgtgtgtgtgtgtgtgtgtgtgtgtgtgtgtgtgtgtgtgtgtgtgtgtgtgtgtgtgtgtgtgtgtgtgtgtgtgtgtgtgtgtgtgtgtgtgtgtgtgtgtgacactggagacactgcacatgcatgtgtgggtggatgagacagggagagacagaaaatggGGAGATAGAAGCAGAAAGactgaaagaaggaaagaaggtgAGGCGGCCAAGCATTCTGCTTCAGTGCACTCGTAGCCCGAGGCTGGTGGTGTGCCAAGACAAAGTGTTTTCCTTCAAGTGCCCGATGCATGTTTTTCATTCCTAATCCCTCTTAacccgctccaccaccaccaccatcatcgccACCCAAAAAACACTGAGTGTTCTGCACTTTTgtcaaaatcaaaatgctgtGGAAAATGTTGGTTTTGACAACAGACCAGATGTGTTGGCCTGGTTTACTGTGTAGAATTTTCAGACATTGTAAGACATGAGTCATACAATAACAGTCCAGAGGTTGGCCTATTTGAATGTTCAACTATGACAGTAGATAGGCTAGTAGAGGAATGGCATTGTCAACATTTTCACATACCctttcggacacacacacacacacacacacacacacacacacacacacacacacacacacacacacacacacacacacacactcgtatatacaaaggggggggggggtgtgcaaaGATCTAGTGTATGGCTGGTTGCTATAGTGTTATGAAAACACGACTCGGGGTCTAAGTGATATCAGATGGAACCAGCGCATAAAATCTGTAAACCACAAAACACTAGTATGGAGCACCTGGCATGAGTAAAAGTGAGCAGCCTTTGCGCGTGTTCTGAGGGTTGCCCAGTGATTCAGTGAGTGCAGGTTCATCATGTCAGACATACtgagcaaccgtatctcactcatttcgtaaagtcttcacgaaaataatatattaattttcgtggtgcattcacgttattgcccgcctttcgtaaagtcttcacgaaaataatagattaattttcacgctgcctattcacttgaattgcccgactgttgcctagcgacccactagtttgatgccctttcggtagcctactgtcacatggtaatcaaacatttcaaacaagctatttagggttaggtttagggttaaggttagggttagggttagggttaggtttaggggacataaggcctaagtaccgaaagggcgtcgaattagtgagtcccgagtttatcagcagtgttctgtcagcaccccctccccgcccctgcagacgtttggataaccatagcagcagtggggcaattcaagtgaataggcagcgtgaaaattaatctattattttcgtgaagacttcacgAAAGGCGGCCAATAACGTGAgagcaccacgaaaattaatatattattttcgtgaagactttacgaaaggcgtgagatagggctctacTGAGTGGAGGAGCTGTAGgtacagttaaagggacagtttggtcaatttcaacatgcagttgtattgctcacactacccttgacttgtcagtacctggtgatgccacatttttcggctcagccctttccgagatatgagcaattctaatgggggcagcgtttgtttacatttttaaaaattgaaacataggccaactccaaatattttcccaaaaggtactgctgtttgctagttgtctgctgatgttttataaccttttggatgtttttgggaataaatacaaatgttttttttgaaatgtaaacaaagagctgcccccattacaatgaccaggatctcggaaacggctgaagaagaagaaaaaaaaatctcaggcactgacaagtccagggtagtgtgagcattacaactgcatgttgaaattgaccaaactgtccctttaagttaggtCCATATGACTTAGTTGTTGTGGCAGTTGTTCTGTGGACCTACGATGATCACGATTGCCATTAGTGgaagaactggtgtgtgtgtgcgtgtgtgttttttgtgtgcgtgtgcgtgtgcgtgtgtttgtgtgtggtgggaaACTTTGATCCTGCTAGGCTAGCGTTTAAGGATTGTGGATATACTGTAACTGTGAACTCGCTCTGCAGAGTGAGTGTGCCGGCGGAATGACTAAGGATGGAGTCAGTCATTTGACTAACGGCCTCCCCCTCCTAACTTCCTCCTTACTAAGTGGGGCAGGAATGCTGTGTGACGCATCAGCTGCGCGGTAATAACGGGAACACAGAGGCTCACGCCCAACCATCACAGGGATAGCTAAGTGACATGCTCAATGAGGCAAAGAAAAAAAGGCTTTCCAATTTTGCTGATGATAGTTTTTTTTCCCtagtgtttattttttattttttaagaagAATTATTTTAGCTTGATTAGATCACGCTGCTATCCAATGTGCAAATACTGCACCTTCACAAAAGAGGTAGGAGGGTGTGTCTGAATCAGAGGATTACAGTCAAGTGCAATATCTATTAATAACACTACAACGAAGAAAGAAGTTAAATCTTTGTCTAAAAGTAGACGCTGTTTATTCTCTTAGCACATTGAATGCCAGGAATTCAATTTTATTCTCATGCGTTGAATGCTGCACTAATATAAtaatgttttttgggtttttttctacGTTACCAAACTAGACACAAAGCACATTGTGTGTGATTTTAGTAACTCTGTGATTAACCTAACTGatatcataattaaaaaaaaccctcctacACAGTTTGGATATTTAATCTGGGCATTTTATCGCAACgcagtatttcattgttattacaGTGAAGTATCTAATTATGCACTTCCTGATCACGACACGCCAAATTATAGGGTAGGCCTAATCAAAACATAGCCAAAGTCTTGCCAATGCTTTGCTAGTCATGGGTCATACAGAAGGACTTGGGAACTTTTCTGCCATCAATTTTcaaaagtaaaaatagaaaatattgAAGAGAAAAATATCACAACAGATGTGATGGCGGCAGCAGTAATTAGTGTTGTGTGACTGAGTCCACTTTTTCTGCTCAGAAAGACAAATGGATGATTTTTTCAAGCTAATCAATAAAAAGTAATAAGAGTAATAAAAAACCTCGTGTTAGTCTCTCTACTCTTATGAAACCAGAAGCCTTAGGAGGCCTGTGATTACCAAATCTTCAATACTACTTTTGGGCAGCTCAAATAAGGAACCTAGTCTCATGTACAACAATGAGACAAGAATCGCTGTGAGTGGATATTGAGTCAAAAAATAGTCCAACCGCTGCCCCTTAGTTCCCTCATATTCATAAATAATTTTGGAAAAATTAAGAACATAGATAAGCGTTTTActgtaacaaaaaaaagaaagacaaatggATATACGTCAGGAGATACTTGCAGCTACCCCATCAGAGGTTATGGTTGTAAAAATTAGTAATGACCCAGGTGAGCTTTTTCCAttcaaatagtttacttggaagcaactggacttcttcttgGTCCATGAAAACATCTTTAGTCCCTCAATTTGAATTTGGAGAGTCGAATAGCGCATATGTAACAAAATACGTCAAATATCTCCATTTctagaattttattttattttttatctaaaCTACCTTCGCTTAGTTAGTGCTTGCTTTTGAACGATGGCATGTATAATGGAATGCTTTTCACATACGTAAAACTGGACATGTCACCTTTTAAACAAGTTATGATATGTCCGTAGGTCTAACACAAACAATTCTGTGTCTGTcttaaaaaaaacctgtcaaaAGGGTCCACATTGCTGGCACTCATCATTCTAAAAACATGTGCCATTCAATGTGTTGATGAGAGGCAAGAGATTTCTTCACAAGACAAAACGTTTTTTTGAAGCTCAGCTTATTCATTTCTAATTTAGTTAATGCCTTTTAGAGAGTATGGCTTCCTTTAATATTAACACATAATTTCACTTGTGTGCTTATAGAATACAGTGACTGTAGCCTACGTAATCTCCTCACCATAAAGGTTCTAAGGCACCTTTTTAAAGACACCCTTTTCTGAGCAAATCGAAAGCTTCAGGCCTCACGCCACAACTGAAAAatacagatataggcctactgagattAGTGTGAAGTGTTATTTGTAGATATATGAAGTATGCTTATTATTATTGAGCGTCGTTTTGATGTGCTGCTGTAATGATACATCAGCTTCAGCGCGGTGCCTTTTGTGGTGAAACAGACAAGTGCATTCTGCACAGACTTCCTGTCTGTGGGCGAGTGGAGGGCAGCGAGTGCGGGTGACTTTGGTGTCTATAGCGACAACAGTGACTCAGCACTTCCCACTCCGACACGCCACTTAGCCACAGCACATACTGCAC encodes:
- the zbtb38 gene encoding zinc finger and BTB domain-containing protein 38; its protein translation is MSKRQMTVASPSTRGLMDNSHPQSVLSKLSEQRCQGLFCDLTIVVEDVKFQAHRNILAATSGYFRNALTSANVRTAGHVLELMDLKSEVFANILDFIYNSKVVTITKEDTKLLVAAGRRLGIPFLEKLAESDRQSLGVTKGQASSKTKQHKHHKQHTQKPSAPKKDTPRPEEPDCAKGPRITNAFSITEVGAENNPFTPLDPCSGGQQSPTLGTLPAACPAPSLTSAEGEPTQALSEHSYAVSQGPHKAPQPAETEPVTDKKNSKPTTTSPPKTLISRNFGPIKKRHRLNCIPAKTGAPPAPCDTSTTPEQAPDSCPVLQKATAVPPPPPITPPSPPSPEPEPETCPAPKLLPLTEDVAPVEREPPSLSPQEKPDTPTYRCEYCPEVFGNRALLNIHTQVHKRRFVSHLFCKHCHRKFIHLKRLRNHEQMCSKAAKGPPQLEPEGNTTTDITDQTTDIAPSVDDDDSSEALPPLHLADTFTLDPTLENPLAPRSILDRVEKSTGGHRAYRCSVCKRAYVTLSSLKRHENVHSWHRAYPCHYCNKVFALAEYRTKHEIWHTGERRYQCIFCLETFMTYYILKNHQKSFHGIDPRLAVNKKSANGGFKGSVYPIKLYRLLPMKFRKKRYKSYSHTFSDSADDQAFGSAPDDSYPATPFPSTVPSSIDNICSSQPPLFSMPVTFMATPKTVAVGMPRVSFERPCDQDMELPCLSDSEMPSMPSEQVDRQDGLSDADESGSPFGYANSITEEQTEDNTERENAVALKSTGRNKNTIPFFNRNPSDSVGSMNNRLGDLSAAAHTIEAMASQLFHHPTAESLKPDKSVGGKTETYIAKPACPGPSIDGHVLPLCHITVKIGNEAIIRRKIKGSKLFPKKRKRKSLSQMEDTTESHPVDNGTESPSLRLRTEVTASVVENDDDTADPETDKLWRPYYSYKPKKKGKRLRLKHKKDPSVKYYMRPMSPEPSENFLDASLSPRDSISSDNAENRRTLRSNSPKTVHVCNTCKGQFSSEASLKMHVLSCKRPVCRMCGKQASTEEALSLGGLLSDQSPDFVCKSCTDDSSCFDSASRSPSTEKRYRCSFCPQRFLYLATKRSHEKKHQEKSGKGYSCQYCHKICKTTAHLALHEKRHFIKTEESDNEDGVMETNVNSSILRPSSFTVNKEETKLEPWDGAEICAPAIPKEEDPMQADSDGPDQDDDIRSGYKSPPILSPRTENPFLVSLSELQKKTKHKRRYILDRPKSFGLGGHKHDSSSLTQGQKGHLPSLGISSRCSTGIGFSSFLSKDPLSKGSSHHVPKHSLSKAQCRLWTEEPYFHGH